The Pseudomonas oryzicola genomic sequence TGCAGATCGCCCTGTGGCTGTGGTTCACAGTGTTGTTTGCCAACTTCGCCGAAGCCCTGGCCGAGGGCCGTGGCAAGGCCCGTGCCGATAGCCTCAAGGCCGGCAGCCAGGGCCTGACTGCTCAACGGCGCAAGCGCGACGGCAGCTACGAAACCGTCGCGGCCAGCGCGTTGCGCAAGGACGATGTGGTTCGTGTGCTGGCCGGCGAGATGATCCCCGGTGATGGCGAGGTGCTCGAAGGTATCGCTGCGGTCAACGAGGCCGCCATTACCGGCGAGTCGGCGCCAGTGATCCGCGAGTCCGGTGGCGACCGCTCGGCAGTGACCGGCAATACCCGGCTGGTCTCCGACTGGCTGTTGATCCGGATTACCAGCAACCCGGGCGAATCGACCCTCGACCGCATGATTGCCCTGGTCGAAGGCGCCAAGCGGCAGAAGACCCCGAACGAGATCGCCCTCGACATCCTGCTGATCGGCCTGACCCTGATCTTCCTGATCGTGGTGGTGACCTTGCAGCCGTTCGCCCACTTCGCCGGTGGCAGCCTGCCGCTGATCTTCCTCGCCGCGTTGCTGGTGACGCTGATCCCCACCACCATCGGCGGCCTGTTGTCGGCCATCGGCATCGCCGGCATGGACCGGCTGGTGCGGCTGAACGTGATTGCCCGCTCGGGCCGTGCAGTGGAAGCGGCCGGGGACGTGCACACGCTGATGCTCGACAAGACCGGCACCATCACTTTCGGCAACCGCCGCTGCAGCGCGCTGCATGCCGCACCGGGCGTCACCGCCCGCGAGCTGGGGGAGGGCGCCTTGCTGGCGTCGCTGGCCGACGACACCGCCGAGGGCAAGTCGATCGTCGAGTACCTGCGCCAACTGCATGATTTCATCGAGCCGGCTGCCGGGCAATTCGAGGCCGTGGCGTTCAGCGCCGAGACGCGCCTGTCGGGCATCGACTTCCAGCAGCACCGTTACCGCAAGGGCGCCGTCGATGCCGTGCTGGCCTTCGTTGGCATGCAACGCCTGGAAATGCCGCCAGCGCTGGCCCGTGAAGTGGAGCGCATCGCCCAGAGCGGCGGCACGCCGTTGCTGGTGTGCCTGGA encodes the following:
- the kdpB gene encoding potassium-transporting ATPase subunit KdpB is translated as MNMPIPEVKTRHSAKDQTRFAALWRPALVQAFVKLDPRQLKRSPVMLVVALTALLTTALCAVPGSGVSTGVAVQIALWLWFTVLFANFAEALAEGRGKARADSLKAGSQGLTAQRRKRDGSYETVAASALRKDDVVRVLAGEMIPGDGEVLEGIAAVNEAAITGESAPVIRESGGDRSAVTGNTRLVSDWLLIRITSNPGESTLDRMIALVEGAKRQKTPNEIALDILLIGLTLIFLIVVVTLQPFAHFAGGSLPLIFLAALLVTLIPTTIGGLLSAIGIAGMDRLVRLNVIARSGRAVEAAGDVHTLMLDKTGTITFGNRRCSALHAAPGVTARELGEGALLASLADDTAEGKSIVEYLRQLHDFIEPAAGQFEAVAFSAETRLSGIDFQQHRYRKGAVDAVLAFVGMQRLEMPPALAREVERIAQSGGTPLLVCLDKRLLGVIHLKDVVKPGIRERFAELRKLGIRTVMVTGDNPLTAAAIAAEAGVDDVLAEATPEKKLARIRQEQNDGRLVAMCGDGANDAPALAQADVGMAMNDGTQAAREAANMVDLDSDPTKLLDVVQVGKELLVTRGALTTFSIANDVAKYFAILPALFAAIYPQLGVLNLMHLASPQSAILSAIVFNALIIIVLIPLALRGVRVQAASAAHLLRRNLLIYGLGGIVVPFAGIKLIDLLLNALHLV